One genomic region from Epinephelus fuscoguttatus linkage group LG8, E.fuscoguttatus.final_Chr_v1 encodes:
- the LOC125893614 gene encoding zinc finger protein 624-like, with protein MESSSVYMCFPCYQEFNTLEEVLEHQLTCTAEDEPPEISGTTPITVPLLQSRQQVINISRTVAVPQIQIQTEHPSVQPAKNVLKQAAVSANVTSDQPRILYQCGDCDELFKTLDLWQQHRKEETCQQSAGKSKPSTEGAQPEPEASQHEPEASQPEPEGSQPEPGGSQPELEVASAQSSNATLNPDDSSLSNSEIRENIKPEPEEDPITEEEGQQVAENSSAQSSEPLVTEAAASTSIQEDSSPRRRGANKKPKPEPVLLCVDCGSCFGLVSELVAHRKTQHGFEEALHRCSVCGESFLNTTLFLYHRKQHRQKGEERVEVVPEETSEEVCVRSNGTEEQGLDATPSTMSDTSSFTQPELFMCTQCGESFSEEEGLVSHRKQKHDLKEPLHSCPHCGESFMNTTQYLYHRRQHRFMSATEVVDGAETGDETTKPQDAAQSSKRLLSPSASAGESGSPLAKRSRPSIRILSGVSALKGNKGTESEGSTAADSDNTNHPPPAKLLQDWARTPLPHVCPYCGKTFTRRVFLRTHVYSHTGEKLFTCKVCTKSFTNSQSLLRHSMSHTGNKPFGCHDCGKNFSQAATLKRHQRIHSSTEPRRKRGRKPVCTLDNEGAAHLFACPHCPSRFNTEDQLEHHKLLHTSHPFPCPECGEAFKRRKDLDLHSLTHQDKQPATCLHCSSQFVNQSVLEIHMQRCPTTEEEKNTGRGRGQGRGRCTGQIECDLCGHRCMTQEGLDLHRLSHTGQTPLKCPVRPCRRRFTCNSSLEEHVLAHFQGTLGKSKNRPRFRCQICHKEFAYNSTFSVHMRTHTDERPFECTTCGKRFRQLPHLQDHERIHSGLRPFCCWICGKSFSVAARLTEHARTHSGEKPYPCPHCPAAFRSRSNLDKHIRLHGDLPVDNAEQAAQAAEAAHVQKVLEGAKVLSSLASTGEIDSGQVQTIYVLQGGEGGTETVMIPSDQLSGLDGTSQVVILPSSVLGAQGITVPTITMDGNEITMVETSQSPQHAIEFIVEETV; from the exons ATGGAGAGTTCGTCAGTGTACATGTGCTTCCCCTGCTACCAGGAGTTCAACACCCTAGAAGAGGTACTCGAGCACCAGTTGACTTGCACTGCCGAGGATGAACCGCCAGAAATATCTGGAACCACCCCCATCACTGTTCCACTTCTACAGAGTCGG CAACAGGTAATAAATATATCAAGGACAGTTGCAGTCCCACAGATTCAAATCCAAACAGAACACCCCTCGGTGCAGCCAGCGAAGAATGTTCTCAAGCAGGCTGCGGTCAGTGCAAATGTGACATCAGATCAGCCCAGAATCCTCTACCAGTGTGGGGACTGTGATGAACTTTTCAAGACCCTGGACCTTTGGCAGCAGCACCGTAAAGAAGAGACATGTCAGCAGTCTGCTGGCAAGTCGAAACCTTCAACTGAAGGTGCACAGCCTGAGCCAGAAGCATCACAACATGAGCCTGAAGCATCACAGCCTGAGCCAGAAGGGTCACAACCTGAGCCAGGAGGTTCACAACCTGAGCTGGAAGTGGCTTCAGCTCAGAGCTCCAATGCGACTTTAAATCCAGATGATTCTTCTCTCTCGAACAGTGAAATCAGGGAAAACATTAAACCAGAACCAGAGGAGGATCCCATAACAGAAGAAGAGGGGCAGCAAGTTGCAGAGAACTCTTCAGCTCAGAGCTCCGAACCTCTTGTTACTGAGGCAGCCGCCTCGACTTCAATTCAAGAGGAttcttctcccaggaggagagGGGCCAACAAAAAGCCTAAGCCAGAACCAGTGCTCCTGTGTGTGGACTGTGGCTCATGCTTTGGCCTGGTGTCTGAACTAGTGGCCCACCGCAAGACCCAACACGGCTTTGAGGAAGCTCTACACcgctgctctgtgtgtggggAGAGCTTCCTAAACACAACCCTTTTTCTTTACCACCGCAAGCAACACCGTCAGAAAGGCGAGGAAAGGGTGGAAGTGGTTCCTGAAGAGACATCAGAGGAAGTTTGTGTTCGAAGCAACGGGACTGAAGAGCAGGGCCTGGATGCCACTCCCTCCACCATGAGTGACACCTCCAGTTTCACACAGCCTGAGTTGTTCATGTGCACTCAGTGTGGAGAGAGCTTCAGTGAGGAGGAAGGACTGGTCTCCCATCGTAAGCAGAAGCATGACCTGAAGGAGCCGCTACACAGTTGCCCCCATTGTGGCGAGAGCTTCATGAACACCACCCAGTACCTGTACCATCGCCGCCAGCACCGCTTCATGTCAGCGACAGAGGTGGTGGATGGAGCTGAAACTGGTGATGAGACTACTAAACCTCAAGATGCTGCACAGAGCTCAAAGCGGCTGCTTTCTCCATCTGCCTCTGCTGGTGAATCAGGTTCGCCCCTTGCTAAGAGAAGTAGGCCCTCTATCAGGATCCTGAGCGGCGTTAGTGCGCTTAAAG GAAATAAGGGCACAGAATCAGAGGGCAGCACTGCAGCAGACTCGGACAACACCAACCACCCTCcacctgccaagctgctgcAGGACTGGGCCCGGACACCACTACCACACGTTTGCCCCTACTGTGGCAAAACCTTCACCCGACGCGTCTTTCTTCGCACCCACGTCTACAGCCACACCGGAGAGAAGCTCTTCACGTGCAAG GTCTGCACCAAGTCCTTCACTAACTCCCAGAGCCTGCTGCGCCACAGCATGAGCCACACGGGCAACAAGCCCTTTGGCTGCCATGACTGTGGCAAAAACTTCTCCCAGGCAGCCACCCTGAAGAGACACCAACGCATTCACTCATCAACAGAGCCGCGGCGCAAACGCGGACGCAAACCG GTGTGTACTCTGGACAATGAGGGAGCTGCTCATCTCTTCGCTTGTCCTCACTGCCCGTCGCGGTTCAACACCGAGGATCAGCTTGAACATCACAA ACTGCTCCACACCAGCCATCCATTCCCTTGCCCTGAATGTGGAGAGGCCTTCAAACGCAGGAAAGACCTGGATCTGCACTCGCTCACTCATCAAG ACAAGCAGCCAGCGACGTGTCTTCACTGTTCATCCCAGTTTGTGAACCAGTCTGTGCTGGAAATCCACATGCAGCGTTGCCctaccacagaggaggagaagaacaCTGGTCGTGGACGGGGTCAAGGCCGAGGACGATGCACAGGACAG ATTGAGTGTGACCTATGCGGCCACCGTTGCATGACCCAGGAGGGTCTCGACCTCCATCGGTTATCCCACACAGGCCAGACGCCTCTCAAATGCCCAGTAAGGCCTTGCCGCCGCCGCTTTACCTGCAACAGTTCCCTGGAGGAGCATGTGCTGGCCCATTTCCAAGGAACGCTCGGCAAGTCCAAAAACCGACCCCGCTTCCGCTGTCAGATTTGCCACAAGGAATTTGCCTACAATTCCACCTTCAGCGTTCACATGAGGACACATACTGATGAGAGGCCCTTTGAG TGCACCACATGTGGCAAGCGCTTCCGCCAACTGCCCCATCTGCAGGACCATGAGCGCATCCACAGCGGCCTGCggcctttctgctgctggatTTGCGGCAAGAGTTTCAGTGTGGCTGCCCGGCTCACCGAGCACGCCCGCACCCACAGCGGGGAGAAGCCCTACCCTTGTCCCCACTGCCCTGCTGCCTTCCGCTCCCGCTCCAACCTGGATAAACACATCCGGCTTCACGGAGACCTGCCTGTGGACAACGCTGAGCAGGCAGCACAAGCAGCGGAGGCTGCCCATGTCCAGAAGGTGCTGGAGGGGGCCAAGGTGCTGTCGTCTCTGGCCTCCACAGGGGAGATTGACTCTGGCCAAGTGCAGACCATCTATGTTCTGCAGGGGGGCGAAGGAGGTACTGAGACGGTCATGATCCCGTCTGatcagctcagtggcctagaCGGCACCTCACAGGTCGTCATCCTGCCCTCTTCCGTTCTGGGAGCTCAGGGCATTACTGTCCCCACGATCACCATGGATGGTAATGAAATCACCATGGTGGAGACGAGCCAGTCACCGCAGCATGCCATCGAGTTCATTGTGGAGGAGACTGTATAA